cgcAGCTCCTAGAAGAGATTGCCGCTTGTCATCCTCGAAGCCTTGTATCCTGCATCAAAAAACATCAACGTCTTTGAAACAAGGAGTGGCGAGATGGTTCGCACTCATTTGTCTGGTTTTTCTGAGTGAATTACATGGAAACGAGGTAAGTTGTGGACTTCGAGTCTGAAAAACTGAGATACATCTTCTGTGCGTTCTTGTTTCTGTGGGCGATCAGAGAGATTAAGAAAAGCGTTTTCCACAAATAttggttttcggccgcgatgccggccgcccaccatggagcccaacaggcagacgtgacagaagttcctgcaaggaAAGCCCTACCAATGCCAGTGGTACATCACTGCTAGAAACAAATACAGCGAACCAAGGCTTGCTAGCCACACTAGGTTAACACTTGCCACCGAAAATTTTGTAAGTGAGAAGTGAAGACAAGACAGGAAAGGTGAGATAGACGGGAGAGAAAGATGAACATCGGAGAGGAGGggaggaaaaggcgactgctgaTTTCTACCAGGTGGGTCAGtgtggaggtgccgtctatgtcaagcagaggccaaagagatgtgttgcctccgctggggtGCCTTAAAGGTCATAACATCCGatatcggctcaacccccaggattcccCTTTCCTCAGACAtggctaagccgtgcacggcAACACGCGGGAGGTTCTGACCCTCATGTggtcgggtacgtggtgtcgcaacacccCACAGGCGTGCTCACGCAGACGCACCTGTGGGAGAAGCCACACATTTCGTCGATTTAGGCTCTCCTGAATGTCTTTCATGTTCGATGCATTCGCCTAACATTGGTTTGTTTGAGTTTCTCTAAACCTATATTTGTGCACATCCATGCACAAATAAGAGTGCCTTTTTTGCCAAACAAAATGCTTTAGTGAAATTTTACGCATATATTTTTCCCGTTCTTGGATGTGCATTAAAGCACAGTAAGTGAAATCATGCCACAAGTTTTGCTAGCTCTCATTTTTGAACAAAGCGTGtaaatttaaaaatattttttttgataAATATTCATTGTGCTCCCAGGATTCTCTGGACCTGCTTAGTTTTTCTTCATTTCAGATCTCGAGAGCTCCCCTGTACTGCGGCGAAAAATAGTTTTTTTCCTATGAGATAAACAAAATTAACGAGTGTTGGCGTGACACCTACATTTATTGTTTTCTGAACAAAATTAGGAAGAAATGCAGGATTAGGATCATTGCAGTCTTCACGGACATAAGCCACTGAATTTGCTTTGAAATATTTTCAAGGCAATCTATCAAGCGAGAGCTCTTCTGCGCCTCAGCATACCACGAATAACTACGTGGGATGATGACGTGATTATTCCTCAACAAGGCTTCGTATGAAATATATGTCATTGATTCTTCTAAGCGTAGGCAAAAAGTGTGAAAAAGGAAATATTTTTGTGATTTGGCTTGGCATGTGATTAAATCTGTTTTGGTAGCATATATACCTTCTTATATGCCTATAAACATAATAGAACATCTATATGGTTGAATATTTGCTGTTTAGTGATGCAAGCACCACGTATCGCCAAAGAGCCAAAGAGGTATCGCCAAAGGattgcccgaactgacactgcatCAAGAGCGTCTGAAGGGCCACCTGATGACAAGGTACAGACATGTCCGCAACTATTGCAACACCACCGGAGGCATCAGCCTCCTTACGGTCTTTACGATAGATGGTGTGttgacgaagaaagtttgtgtaaaTGGTTTCaaatgtgtctcttgaacacccCGCAACTTTCGATTATGCTTGTGTAGAAATTCTCTAATGTCATCTAGGATATGAATGAgacctctaacattccattgcaGTATCTGTGTCCCTATTATAGAAGATGTTTCATTTGTTCTGTGTTTAGGAGACAATGATAAGCTCATGGGCCCTGTGGAGGCACCGTGACGTGAGTCTGGTGTTTTTTGGAGCGCTCGAGAGAGGCTCGCCGCTTCTGAcgcgctggtggcgccatctggctgGTTCTTTTGTCCATCGCCCCTTCCGAGCGCTGTGTTTGACCAGAAGGCATGGGTatgttggacgaggcctttgagaCGAGCTTCCCGGAGCTTGATGCTCCCTTGTTCCTGGGTGGCGGAACAGCACGAGCTGTAGCCaccgggggggcggatggcgtcactgcggGCTCGCTGTGTGTGGGtaggacagccgccggaggccgttgtggtgctgccccctgacgcgccacatcagcaaagctgctcttaggcaggTAGGGCACCCGtttacgtgcctccttgaaagatatattTTGTTTGACTTTGATTGcgacaatttctttctctttttccaggatgggcacgaccgtgagtaggcggcgtgctccccatcacagtttacacagtggagggTTCTCGCAAAATTCATAGGTATGTtaatgagcactgcattttcaaCAGGTCCTTCGCAAAACATCGTTCCTGAATGAGGATATACCTCAGTGCGGTATCGTGTGAAAAATAAACGAAAACTCTGTTTTTAATTTTCCCCACCATAGTGTAGGTTCTGTAAGACTACTTTTGCGAAATGGCATTATAACCAAACGCTTAAGCGTCGAAGGGAGTTGACCATATAGTTCTTATTTTGCAGTTGTGttcgttttcttttaaataatcATACGCCGGCACACGTGGCCGCACTACAGCCAATCAAAATATCACTCATTTGGGGTATGAGTAAATGGATAGGAATATCTTTGAAGATAGAAGTTTAAACAACAGAAAAATGCGCGAGGAAAGTGCACCACGATATTAGTTCGAAAATTCGTTTCGATCCACAGGTCTGGGTAGTCGCATATCTCCATCAGGCAAACGTCAGTCAGTCCGGCTGGCAGCTTTCTCCGACAGCACGTTTAATCATGTATATAGCGAGTTACATGACCGCGCATCACTTCTTGGGCTGACACCGTAGACACGAAAAAAATGGTTTGGTTATAAGACACCGACGTGAAAGCTAAAATTCAGAAGTATTTGACCTTGGTACACATGTTGATTTTTGACCCCAGACGGAGAAATAGCATGTACCCGGACTCCGTAGGAAGCAAACGGTCTCGGCGCGGgtacctgagagagagagagagagagagagagagaaacaactttattgagctgagttcgacatcttcttagacgccatcgatggaagtggttccctcttcacgcgACCCATATGCTTCCCGAGCCGCCTGGACCCTGGAGATCAGGTCTAGCTGGTCTTCAAGGGCGGGGTTTATTAGCAAGGTCttccatcgctcggtaagggtggacgagggatggggtagggtagtgGGGCAGGTAAAGAGTGGGGCGATTACCTTGAtaaaatcgcatactccaatgacgtgtagGAGCGTGCCTAGCGGAGTTTTGCAGAAATTATATTCTTTATCGTGCCTTTCCAGATACATATTGTTTTGAAGATAAGGGTGCGGGTAGGATCCTGCCTGTATCTGCCTGTaaatcgcttgctgttctctgctaagcgacttgtgaggatcggggtaacggcgcctctccgttttgtaatggttcgtaatgtccctataactaattatggactgtggctcaccttcctctaaCCGGTGTTCCATGTCTCGGGCGAATTGATGGGCAAGTTtgttgccctccagcccagagtgaacCAGTGTCCATATGAACTCAAcattcctttcaggtacgtcgcgtttacacatgagaatatctagtgccgcaggaggagttctatagagatttatacagtaccagtggcacccacgacgataatggaagagaaaatagagtaaaggaattcgaaatcccgcaggtaacgccggaagaagcaaaggaagccttgggagatatgcaaagggggaaggcagctggggaggatcaggtaacagcagatttcttgaaggatggtgggcagactgGTCTAGAGAAATTGGCCGCCCtgatacgcaatgcctcatgacctggagcttattggaatcttggaagaacgctaacataatcctaatccataagaaaggggacgccaaagacatgaaaaattatagaccgattagcttactttcagttgcctacaaactattcactattcagagacctggattgggaagaattggggataaatgttaatgaagaataccttagtaacttgcgattcgctgattatattgccttgctcagtaactcaggggtgcaattgcaatgcatgctcactgacctggagaggcaaagcagaagagtgggtctaaaaattgatctgcagaaaactatggcaatgtttaacagtccgcgaagagaacagcaatctacaatgggtagcgaggcactggaagtggtaagggaatacatctgcttagggcaggtagtgacggcggatccggaacATGAGACGGaaaaaatcagaagaataagaatgggctggggtgcgtttggcaggaattcaaagatcatgaacagcaggttgccattataccctaagggaaaagtgtataatagctgtgtcttaccagtactcaccaacggggcagaaacctggaggcttacgaaaagggttctactcaaattgaggaggacgcaacgagctatggaaagaagaatgatgggttgaATGTTAAGagattagaaaagagcagattgggtgagggaacaagcgcgagttaataacatcttagttgaaatcaagaaaaagaaatgggcatggggaggacatgtaatgaggagagaagataaccgatggtcattaagggttacggactgtattccaagggaagggaagcgtagcagggggtggcagaaagttaggggggcggatgagatgaagaagtttgcagggacgacatgaccacaattagtacatgaccggcgttgttggagaagtatgggagagggctttccctgcagtaggcgtaaccaggctgataatgatgttgatgatgatgatgatgatgatcatgataatgATCAtgagtgccgcaagagacacccaccctCTTTCTGTAACTGTTATCTGCATTTTGTGAGTCAGTGAGAATTATTgccaccttgggctgcgcgagtgctagcgctatcgcggcctcttctgccacctccggAAATGATGTCTTGATGGAGCCACAGGTTATGAGCACATCCCGCGTCCTAACTGGCAGCGTggctttcgatgaaaacttgggtaatgaagcgtctgtgaagagagtgaccccctcttcctTTTCTACTATTTAACCTATAGTCTCCGTCTAGGCCATTAAACTAGCCGCTCTGCAGCCATTGTTACGACGCGATCTCATGTTTCGAGGCAATGGCTTACTGTCGATTTTATGCGCGTACcacctgggtaacggccccgtttccttccgctctgcctcttgccaggCCAACTTGGCAAGAGCGCGACGTCCCGCCAACGTTTGACTCAGTCTGtttgattagacagatgagcttctattaactcttcaacgacgttgtgcttggccatgcggagaagcttgtcggtcgaagaattCTTCGgcatgcccagcgccatcttggttgccttgcGTATAATGACGTTTAACTGGTCCCTGTTGTTCTTGAGTAACTTCAGTATGGCACCACGTAAAAGATGCGCGACGTCACGAAGGCCTTGACAAGCATCAGCGAATATTCCTGCTCCTTCAATCGCCTTTGTTTCTTTGTGACTCTGCTGATCATGGTCGAAATTTGTTCCATTGAAACCTTGATTTAGTTgatcgacgcccccgccttgccattgttctggaagatgacacccaggatGCGTGCTCGAGTGGCTGGTATTGTGGTTGTCCCGTCGATTATGATGCGgacgttctcttggtctcctttctttcttcttggcttgataAGGAGTAACTCTGACTTCTGTGGCCAGCAGCTGAGGCCACACGATTTAGCGAACTCCTGCACGGTCTTTGTCCctctctgaagggtctcctccatccaactctccgaccctgccctcgacgtccacacagtgatatcgtctgcataaagaGCGTGATTtatgccctctatgtcttgaaAAAAAGGTGGGAGAGGGGAGGAGTGCCAAGTTGAAGCGAAGAGGtgaaagaaccgatccttgcggggtgcctctgtgtCCCAGGGCTCTCGGTTTCGACTTCTCCCCAATTTTCATCGTTGCCGTTCTACTACTTAAGAAATCTTACCCAGATTTGAATATTCGCTTTCCGCACCCCGTTTGGCGCAGGTTACGGAAAATACTTTCGTGAGTGACGCTATGAAAGGCCCCTTGAGATCGAACGCCAGGGTAGCTTTTGGCGTAAGAGTCTTCACTTGCTTGATGACCAGCTCATGTAGttgcaccaagacgtcttgcCTGCTCAGGTGCCTCTGGAATTCGTACATTGTCGGTGGCATCTCATCAGTGACGTTcaaatgtctctgtagtctcttgaAAGCCATACGCTCGACCACTTTCCCCATAAATGACGGGAGCGAGATGGGGCGCAGATTGTCGACATTGGGTGGTTTCCCCGGCTTTGGAATGAAATGCACCTCCGCTTCTTTCGAGTCTTTTGGTAACgaacccttctcccaggacgcgttgTCTAGGTTTAGCAATTCAGCTCGGCTTTTGTCGCTCATATTTTTTGATACAACAAATTCAGCCCTCGCGGTAGGCGCATCATGCAAGATACCTTAGAGTACGGGCTGACACTCCTCAACATGCCTCAAGCACACACGAGGCTGGGACAGACAGTTCACCAAGCAGACACATCACCAGATCTTACCTGGAGTACTCGTCCGCAGCTTTTTCAATGGGAGGTGCTGGACGATTGCATGGGGAGGGACCACTTTCCAATCCTCATACGCTTTCGCACAGGCCACGCCAATCCGAAGATGAAGTCACACGCCACTACAGGCCTAAGCCACAAAACACACTGGGACAAATACCGCGAGTTACTGCAGCAGCAGTCTCCAGCCAAGAACATTGACCATCTGGTATCACAGCTGTGCGTAGTGAAGCGAAGAGCCACCAAACACTTACGGGTTCCCTCTGACCACCCAGAGCCTGATAGACATCTGCTCACCTTATGAAATAGAAGGCACCGGATACTCGCTGAGTACAGGCGGTCTGGTCGCACTGCTCACCAAAAAGCACGGTTGCGCAAAATACAGCGTTTCATCGAAGAATATACGACTATGCTCGCGTCAGACCCCTGGATGGGAATTTGCGAATCCATCAATGGGCAGATTCATACGTCCAAGGTTTGGGCATTCCTGCGCTCTCTTCTCGGCCAGCGCAAGACCAACAACGGCGCGGCTCGTGTGGCCCTCCGCGAAGGCATCAGCGCTCAGGAACTTGCGGAACAGGCCGCTGAACTGTTTTTCCCGCAGACGTCTCGCCACGCAGACACCACATACCAGAGGGGTGTACATTCTGAAGATAATGAACCACTTAACAGCCCCTTCACCATGATCAAGCTGGAGCACGCCTTGCAGCTTGCTAATGTACGTAGTGCTTCAGGGGTCGATGAGGTGGGCGTGGCTCATCTACACAATTTGCCCCTTGAGCACAACCACGTTGTTCTCGAAGAATTTAATCGAGTCTGGGATACCGGTATACTGCCCTCCACTTGGAAGTTTTCGGTGGTCAAGCCAATTCCGAAGCCTGGTAAACCATCACATACCTTATCCAACCTCTGTCCGATCTCTTTGACCTCGTGTGTCTGTAAAGTAATGGAGAGCATGGCCAACACACGCTTGATGTGGTACCTTGAAGATCACGACCTTTTGGCTCCTACACTCTATGGATTTCGCCATGGGCTGTCAACACAGGATTTGCTAGCCCGCATAAAACAGGACGTCCTCGACTCTAATTCGGTGGACCCACGAGCCATTGTCGCAGTGGATATAGGCAAGGCATTTCATTCCGTCCCACATAACACTGTCATGATCAAAGCACGTGCCCTTGGCATCAGAGGGAAGATGTGCAACTTCACAGCGGGTTTCCTTGAAGAGCGAAGCTACCAAGTCGAAGTTGGTCACGACGCCAGTGCCATACGAACCAACCACGTCgtcccccagggctcagttatttCACCGACGCTGTTTAATATAGCTATGCACCAGCTATCTAAAGGCCTTGCCGACGTATCGGGCCTGAAACACGCGGTGTACGCCGATGACGTCACCGTGTGGACGCATCAAGGGTGCATCGGGGAACAGGAGGATGTCTTACAACGAGCTCTCGACATTATTCACACCTATGCCACGGAAACGGGTTTACACACTGCCCTAGACAAAACAGAGTTTGTCGTCATTCATGGTGGCAGGTCTACCTTTGGAAAGCAGGAAGAAAAGCAGTCTTCTAAACTGTACATCAGTGACCAACCCATCACACGGAAATCTACTATCCGAATACTCGGTATGCGCCTAGACGAGAACTGCATAGCGAACACTTGGTTCCAATGCATTAGGAAGACCAGCAAACAAGTCCTGCACGCTTTACGCAGAATCTCTACCCGCACCCGTGGAGTAAACGAACGTGAAATGCGCCAGTTCGCTCAAGCTTTTCTTGCCTCCCGTATCACGTACGGGCTGCCGTATCATCCAGTCAAACGCACACAGATGCACGCGCTCGACCAGTTACTTAACGAAGCCAAACGCATTGTAACTGGACTCCCAAGGTACACAAGCCTCGAAGCGCATAAAAGTTGTAGCGAACTCAACAACCTGTCCGAGCTCGTAGACATGCACATCTATACACATGAGACGAGACTTCGCGCCACAAAAGCCGGGCGACACACACTCATGCTCCTCGGGTATGACGTCCACAAAATGCCCATTTTGCCCAACAACACGCCGCCGTGGGAAATCACGGCTCTCACCGATGGCACGCCACTTCCTCTCAATATGGACCCTACTCACCGAATGCGGCGCCTTGCATATGCCAAGAGGCATGCCAAGGCTACGAGTTCACTCTCCTTGTCTGAACGCATCGTATACAGGGACGCTGCCCTGCCTGCAGACGACGTTAGTAACACCTGTTATGCGACTGCGTGGTACGACCAGACAAATGAAAATCAGTACCGCCGCCATCATATATCAGCAGACGCAATGTCCAGCACCCGCGCTGAGCTAATGGCCATCCTAGATTATTTGGAGTGGGCCCTCGCAACTACGTCTCAAACTGACCCGGTTCACCATCCTGTGTACACAGATTCCCAGGCTGCCCATCGGGCATGTGCTAATGTTATTTACACAGATCCCGTACTGCAGAAGATCCGGCCCCAGGCACGCCTGCTCCACGAATGCGGTCACGATGTTTCCATTACCTGGGTCCCTGTGCACTGCGGTatccccggaaacgagaaggctcatagactggcgcgtgctcatctctctaccgcgctagccagagcctccgataATCCTTATCCTCTCCTAGCTACCACAACTGAGGTAGCAGACCCAATGACAGACAAGCATGCTACCAAACAAAgacgtgccgcctacctcgcagcagtgggcaatccacACTCTATACCGTCACTTCCACCGAAGGTGTTCACACTgcgagagtcagtcttgcttcggagaatccagacaagcaccctccttactcctcacttgttgaACCATTTCAACAAGGGTGGCCCACCGCCACCCGTAAGTTGGTTCTGTTCTATGTGCATATGGCGTGCTGATCtaaaccacctttgttgggagtgccccttctacatcccaccaaggtttcgtgccctggccaccatacagcggggaccctTGCCTTCTcctctccggacttgggcttgcccggataccacaTCTCCGGACCATGCCGTCGAGCTCTGGTGAGCcctgctgctgttccttcaggaccctgcagcaccacccgtcggcTATTGGCTCCGCGACAACCACAAGCGTCATGCGgtccccacttagctgcctccagaacgttcattaataaaacggaggcagccttacccttccccttttccaaTAACACTCCTCCTCTTTCCAtcgcagcgtcttcggcgcattttaatgtggaataaacgtggtttcattcattcattggacTACTTATATAGTTCAGAACTTCCGGGATTGAGCTTGGCAGATGTCTAGCTGTGAATGAAGCGACAGAAGACGTTAAGTTCCTTAGCCGCGATAATCTCATCTTGAGATCGTTCAGGTAAGTTTTCATTAGCAGTGAAGATGGTTGGTCCCGCTGGACTATTCGGATGCGACGCAATGTATCTCTGATTAGGTCTGAGTACATGTGTTTTAGCAAGTTCCCGTCATGCATGCATATATCCCTAAAGATCTTTTAGGCTCATCCCAGTTTCCTGCATTTAATAATGCTGCTAAGCTGTTACGCAGACTAGCCATTGCCTTTTCGTCATGCAAGAGCTCTTTATCCAGACGCCACAGGTGGGAATAGAGTAATCTATCTTTCATTTCGCAGACCAGCGCCACCGCTCTGTCGTCCGAGATATCTAGGGCAAACGGAGGAAGTTCCACTGCCTTGCACTCCACGACTAAAGATTTCACAGAAGGGGATACATAGGTGCCATTCAAACTAGCCTGTACATTATTACGACACTATGTGTGTTGGGATGTTTGACCGTGTCGTAACACATACGCGTCCGTTAAATTGAACTGTTCTATCAGTTTTTTTAACTTCAGAAATGTATATGTCTACCTTTTTTTTAGATGGACCTGTTCTATCTGTTACGTTACTTAAAACACTGTTAAAGACTCCTGTGAGGATAACATACTTCCTTTCTAAGAATAAGCGATTAAGCTGTACATAAAAGCTAGCCATTGCAGGGGTTTTGGCTGGTGCGTAAATGTTTACGAGCTTGAATTTCTCCGTTTGGTACTCGAAATCGAGTACTACCATGCAGCCTTCTTGATCAAAGCTAAAGTGGCATCTAGTGTAAAGTGGCATAAAGGTgcatttcctgaaaatcaagttgtttaAGGTaacgcattgtggtgtcgtctcccttccgtccttgtttgctgacGCTAAATGTGCCTTCATTGAGGAGTGACCAGTTTAGTAGTATGATACCTGCACCGCATGAGTGGTGTGTCGGAATTGAGAAAAACCCTTTAGCCCTGAATTGCCGTTCATGGCACTTAAGTTCCTCTAAAGAGTTTATGCTTGTTTCTTGTAAACATAAGATATCACAGTGTAGTTTTCTGGCATATCTTGCCACTGTGTTTTCCTTAGCCTCGTTGATATGTCCCTGACATTCCATCTTTAGTGGCGTAGCTTAGTAAGAAGAGAAGACTGTAAATTATTGTGTGGACCTTTGAGGGTTTATGTAACCTAGTTTACCTGATCCGATTTTA
The sequence above is drawn from the Dermacentor andersoni chromosome 7, qqDerAnde1_hic_scaffold, whole genome shotgun sequence genome and encodes:
- the LOC126535375 gene encoding uncharacterized protein, whose amino-acid sequence is MIKARALGIRGKMCNFTAGFLEERSYQVEVGHDASAIRTNHVVPQGSVISPTLFNIAMHQLSKGLADVSGLKHAVYADDVTVWTHQGCIGEQEDVLQRALDIIHTYATETGLHTALDKTEFVVIHGGRSTFGKQEEKQSSKLYISDQPITRKSTIRILGMRLDENCIANTWFQCIRKTSKQVLHALRRISTRTRGVNEREMRQFAQAFLASRITYGLPYHPVKRTQMHALDQLLNEAKRIVTGLPRYTSLEAHKSCSELNNLSELVDMHIYTHETRLRATKAGRHTLMLLGYDVHKMPILPNNTPPWEITALTDGTPLPLNMDPTHRMRRLAYAKRHAKATSSLSLSERIVYRDAALPADDVSNTCYATAWYDQTNENQYRRHHISADAMSSTRAELMAILDYLEWALATTSQTDPVHHPVYTDSQAAHRACANVIYTDPVLQKIRPQARLLHECGHDVSITWVPVHCGIPGNEKAHRLARAHLSTALARASDNPYPLLATTTEVADPMTDKHATKQRRAAYLAAVGNPHSIPSLPPKVFTLRESVLLRRIQTSTLLTPHLLNHFNKGGPPPPVSWFCSMCIWRADLNHLCWECPFYIPPRFRALATIQRGPLPSPLRTWACPDTTSPDHAVELW